The genomic DNA tgtttgcagaaagccTGCCAAACTCGGGACGTGAACTGCGGACCTCTGTCAGACACTATGTCCTCTGGTATTCCATAGACCCTAAAGACTTGGTTGAACAAAGCATTAGCAGTTTCCATGGCaatgggtaaacccttgagagggacaagtctacatgatttagaaaatcgatctattattaccagaatggtagtgttACCATGGGAGATTGGCAGGTCTGTGACAAATTCGATGGACAAgtgggaccatggtctttgtggtattggcagtggttgaagcaaccccgtgggcagttctctgggggtcttggattgggcacacacctgacaagacaTAGTTAGTTACATCATGAATCAAAGTTGGCCACCAGAAGGGATTATGCaccagggtaacagttctttggatgccaggatgtccagtgctcaaggaagtgtggacccattggatagtcctctgacgtagagcttggggtacgtagtgcttgATCGGGGGCAGTTAGGAGGTgacggttcatgctgttgtgctcgttgtatctcctccatgatgtcccaactaatcggtgctatgatgacagatggtggcagaatggacccagggtgaggttggaggtagggtggatcatgtctgcgtgaaagtgcatctgccttgctgttcttgctgcgagggcggtaagtgactgtaaaattgaatctggtgaaaaacaatgaccatcgggcttgacgtgggttcaatctcttggctgccttgatatattcaatatttttgtgatcggtgataacttggaaagggtggactgccccctctaaccagtgatggCATTCTTCGAGGGctgctttcatggaaagtaattccttaTTTCCCACATCATAGATGTATTTTGCAGAGttttctggagaaaaaggcacaagggtaaagcttgcctggtgttccgtgACGTTGTGACAGGGCCGCTCCAATCCTGCAATCTGAAGCGTCTACCTCAACGACGAAGGGAAtattggggtcaggatgtttcagtattggagcggtcgtgaagcttgacttgagggagatgaaggcctggtatgcGGCATCGTTCCAAGGCAATTTGTTaggctttcccttgagcaacgTTGTGAGTGGGGCTGCAATGATGCTGTAATTCCTGCTGAAATGACGATAGAAGTTGGCGAAGCCCAGAAACcgctgtagttccttgattttTGAAGGTTGAGGCCATTCAGTGACTGCTGTTATCTTAGAGAAatccatttctacaccttgaTGGCTAATATTGTAGCCTAGGAAAGTGGTATGGGAGGTATGGAACTCATatttttctgccttgacaaatagttggtAGCGTTCGTGGAGACGTGATAgaactgtcttgacctgctgggtatgttgttccatgtcttgtgagtagatgaggatgtcgtcaatgtaagccaccacacaatgattcagtaagtctctgaatatctTGTTGATAAAGGACTGGAAAACCGAGGgggcgttagcaagtccatacggcatgaccaaatattcatagtgccccctggttgtgatgaaagcagttttccactcattCCCTACTCGGATTCTGACAAGGTTATAAGTGCTTCTcagatcaagtttggtatagatctttgcctcacggagttgttcaagggctgaggggatgAGTGGTAATGGGTAACGGTACTTTATGGtcacagagttcaggcctcgatagttgATACAGGGACGTTGACCTCCCTCTCTACGAAAAAGAaccctgcagcagctggggaggtagAGGGACGGATGTAACCAAAGGCcagggcttcctcaatgtaattctccatggcgaGGGTCTCGGGGCGTGACAGTTTATATGCTTTGCTTCTCATGGGgctgtattggacagaagttcaatgacgcagtcccatggacgatgaggaggaagttgtgtagctttgattttgctaaacacctcactaaactctgcatactccttgggatTGTGGGCTCCTCCTGTGATTCGGGGctctcaatactggtgataagacaaggcatggaaacagcaacatggagacaatgtttgtgacaaaaacttgaccattgcgtcagctcaccttggttccaagaTATCGATAGGTCatggatggccagccagggatgacccaggatctaagagcatgcttgggtgagttgatgacatatagtgagatTTTTTTCTACATGAAAAAGTCCAACCCTGATGGTTATcggaacagtctgttgggttatgccagtaccaataggagtgttgtcaacagtggtgatgttaatcaTTGGGGAGCACtgaatggtgggtatgttgagttcttgttcaatctcctgattaatgagattaacagcagcaccagaatccactaaagctgtaaaactctttacatgatcaccaatggagacctctacaggtaacagaaaattatgtgaaacGTGTGATACAGTGTTCATTGTACTCACGTTTTGCCTTGACTCAGGagaacttgatttcttgtatgGGCATGCAGCGTTGAGATGACCTGGTGAGCCacagtaaaagcaaaggtttttGTTGCATCGACATCGGCGTTTCTCCTGGAAACGTGAGTGtaagcaacttgcatgggttcgggtgatacagtggatgcctgggcctgtactgagactgtagaattcgAGGTGAAGCGAAACTGAGGccgtgaagcattctgaagcaggttatcaatcttgatggccatagttaTGTATCCGGAAAGATTCGTACCTTCACCCTTGCAAGTCAGTTCCgtcctgagtttcaggttaagcccttCACGGAAAACAGTCAtcagagcgacatcattccacccactctgagccgctagtgtcctgaacagaactgcataatccgctGCTGATTGATGACCCTGGCatagatgaagtagctgaacagatTTATCTTGGCCGCCCGCTGGATACTTGAAGACTTTgtggatttgttgaacgaagtattcaaatgaaacctggatttgagtatctttatcccaaacagcagcggcccaatcgagagctttgccggtaagcagtgacatcaaaaaataaaatttcctggcatcttgatcaaatgattccAGCTGATTCGAGAAAAATATCTTGCATTGTCGTAAAAAACcccggcatttttcagcagaaccatcaaacttatcaggtagagcaaacttaccggtttagcatggggagctggcagtgagtgaatgtattgtgtcaaacattcgttggcagctcgtaggttgttcagctggtcttggtaaccccttaatacctcgcactggtgcgCAAATgtggcctggagctgtgaaacttctgctggatccatgttaggcgaagtattctgtaatgaactggccatggagacggtgttagggtccatgtgctggaagtttattatgaacacaagcaaacaatccaaatcggcaggcaaatagaggtagtcgtaAAGCAAGCGGtgtaatccaataaaccaaaaagacagtccaacaaggcaaactaaacaaaggggtatccaaaaagtagtagctccctctggtggttggtaggaggggtaacaacctcggatgttacagaacccacccaccccccccccacaaacaactcctggtgttcttctactGGGATGTCCCCTTGGTTGTGGTGCTGGTTgattaggatgggcatgatgaaattcttggatcagggacgggtccaatatgttcttggcggctacccatgatctctcctctggtccgtagccctcccagtccaccaagtattgcatctccAAGtattgagtccatgatctctctgaccatatatgctggggctccatctacctctAATGGAGGACTTCTGCTCAGACGGTTACTTCTGGTTCATGGtaattacaatattactatagtaaaaccatgtttaattttcatacataataatcaacatttaaaattaatacctGGACTTtaatgctacatgcatcaacataaataGCATTTCAGACTTAACATATTCAACATTTGGAATATGTACATCACTGTAGAAGGAATATagataatgctgcttgagtattttaatgatGCGTGGACATTCCACATATGGgaatgaacaccccaagcgctttagttattgtgTCAAGTCTGTCAGAATTAGCACTGAGTCTCTGCTTAAAAACGAAAGGGAGTCTATGCAGTTTCAGCTCACCTACAGCCCAGACCCCgaccgcggtgccaatgcttaccgaactGTGGCTGGTGAACCGTACGGTTCCTTTTTTTTTCACCGTGAACAGTTACACCCCtaatagctattcaggttgaCTGAGTTCTAAAatgaacagtgtaaatgtaaaatggaccaaaactaatgttgacaaagtattattttattatatgattccaagttaatatgtatttgtattaaattacTGAAGGTGCATGGAGTACACATACCTCAAGAAGTATGACAAAATAATTGGAATAATAGTGAAAgcctaaaaaaaaattgcatttcaaaATCGTGACATCCCGAATTATAGTATTAATCTTACACAAGTCCAAGTTATGAATGTCAAACTCGAAATTAAATAAgcactgttgaagtctcacaagtctGAAGAACAACAAAATGGatttagcacgtgttctacatatcagtgtaaatacttgtaaatagtacaagtaaactataaacatgtaacaaaactaTAAATGCAACAGAATATATGCGATTTCAAGACATtcattgatggaatagactgaatttgaacatgATTGAAAAGCTTAAATATGACCAATTTGATAaatctaatgataaaatataatttgtaaaattaatattttcgagtTGTTCCTACAAGGGTtacctagaaggttcctttaaatttagctgagagagaatttcgtACATATATAAGCAAAATAGACATTGTTTTATTCCCATTTCATTGAAAAAGCCTACAGTTTACagcagggctgggtattgatacagatttcccgattcgactCTGATTCAATATCGATACATTTCTGTTACAAACAACATAttgacactttttgtattgtctgatcaatgctttactcgtctgccataataatgcaatatacagtatgtcagtcTTTCAAAGGTTTTAATTTTCATCATGGAACAGTGTTGTCTCTTTTCTTCATCAGTTCTGTTAATAATGTCTGGGCTGTCTAGCTGTTGGAGGTTTGACTTCTGCTTTAAACTCTCAGCAGAAAATTCTCAGTAGAATTTAGATGGACCACATACGTTTTGTGGTGTAAGCTGGTTCTGCGATTTTGAGGGAAGATTGTGCGAGTGATTTGCTCTGAGCTATCGTaagccctgtacacacatgcagcgacaaaGCGACTTCATATCATGCATTTTTAATGAAAGCTGGCGGTTTATGGCGACCAAATGAGGGCGTCCAGCGAGTTTAGTTTTATGCAAATTATGAGCAACTTTTTGcagcgacaaccaataggagaGAAGACGtggcaacacagaacagctgcaGAAGTTTTTGTCAGTCTGAGTAAGTTTGATTCATAGATTTCGTACATTGAGAGATCGTTCAAGGTTAAtatcatttcattttaataaccAACATTTATTTAACACCTGGCTAGTTCAGAACATAAAAAGCTTTGGGGCTCGACTCATCATTGAGGGTTGAAGCCCCAAATGTTTTGCCCTAGTGACGCCGCTGTGGCCTGTTGCACAAAGCTGGTTTCAGTAGCTACCAGGTAGGCTGAAGAAGTTGGGACAGTTTTTACCTGTGTTCATCACCATATCAACTTAAGCcacatggctaacctgctccggagcaggtttTATTCTGGGTAACAGATCGCAAACTGATGCAGAGGCTAAAAATTCTACATGTTTTCATAATTATCTCTTGATCTTCAGTGGAGATGTAAATCATGCTGAATGTCTCGCGAGAAGTAAATCAAGCCCAATCTCTCCAAGCTTCACTCATTGGATGTTTGTAGCAAtcatcactcattcatgtgcacacgCTTCAGTGTTAACCACGAACGCGGGATCAAACTCTTAGTTGACGGAACATTTGTACTGAGCTTCTTGAAATCGCTGAACCTGATCTAAACCGGTTTGGCTCTATCTGGTTTTCTCAAcctgaaacttactctgaaactctttgagtttgttcaactagcttcGTGCAATGGGCTACtgggcatgtcatgtaattttgatataaacattttatttgacaGCTGATTGACACCCCTAGTATGAATCTATGGACCTTGCACAGCAAAgatcacaaataaatacatttgtcccTCTTGAACTGATTTATGTTCATTTACTTTGTTCattgtagagctgatggaagtTAAAGAGGAATGTCAAGAGCTGAATGAAGCAGAGgagaaacatcatgatttcacAACTGGAGAAAAATTTTTGAGTTTCTCAAAGACTGAAAATAATTTCTCACCAAAAAATCCTCAAAGAAGAGCAGCAAAGAAATCTCTTACATGCTCTCAGTGTGAAAAGAATTTCACATGTAAAAGATATCTTAATGTACACGTGagaattcacacaggagagagaccttacacgtgccatcagtgtgggaaagGTTTCACCATGAAAGGCAACCTTAATttacacatgagaattcacactggagagaggccttacaCGTGCCATCTGTGTGGGAAAGGTTTCACTGTGAAAAGCAGCCTTAAAttacacatgagaattcacacaggagaaaagcctttcacgtgccatcagtgtggaaaatgttttgcatatgcAGTTTCTCTCAAAAATCATGTCCAACATCACTGTAGCAGAGAAAAGCCATTTGAATATGATAACTGTTGTAAAGCATTTGCTCAGGATTCAGACCTAAGAAAACACCTGAAAATGcacacaaatgagaagccttataagtgttctttttgtggaaaatgTTTTGCACACCTGTcctattttaaagagcaccagaAAATTCATACCTTTGCCGGAGttcatatgtgctttgaatgtgggaagaccTTTACTACAGCCGGCAGTGTGAAACAGCACCAAAGAATTCAtgctggagaaaaaccatacaagtgctcacactgtgaaaagagtttcgcTCAGTCACagaacctgaaaacacatgagagaattcatactggagagaaaccttataagtgctcacactgtgaaaagagtttcactaagTCACatcacctgaaaacacacgagagaattcatactggagaaaaaccttataagtgctcacactgtgaaaagagtttcaatcTGTCACATCAcatgaaaacacacgagagaattcatactggagaaaaaccgtacaagtgctcacactgtgaaaagagtttcactcatttacaagacctgaaaacacatgagagaattcatactggagaaaaaccttacaagtgctcacactgtgaaaagagtttcactcagtcacatcaccttaaaacacacgagagaattcatactggagaaaaaccttacaagtgctcacactgtgaaaagagtttcacacgGTTACaagacctgaaaacacatgagagaattcatactggagaaaaaccttacaagtgctcacactgtgaaaagagtttcactcagtcacaacacctgaaaacacatgagagaattcatactggagaaaaaccttacaagtgttcacactatgaaagagtttcactcagacAAAAGAACTGAATGCACACAGAATTAATGCTGTAGAAAAACGTACAACTGCTCTTCATTTGGGGAAAATTTCAACAAAGCTAGTAATCTACATAGACATGTAAAAAAAGTATTGCCCAAATAGTCACAGtcagtggtcaaccaatatgggtttttcaatggcagaTACCAATAAGCTGTAGGGCAGGTTAGCCAATGGCCAATATTAATACCAATATACATAATGCATTTTAACAACAGCATGTACACAAAATTTCTTAAGTGAAACAAaaacaagggaaagttaacacttctgtttatCGGTCAAGCGAACACGGTTATTGGCCAATGACGATAATTGCAAAATGGCAAATTTTATatcaactgatatatcggtctatcattaGTCACTGTTAGCAAACATTATCTTCAGGTGATATCaagtaaattgttttaaattcggATAAACCCAGAGATGGAATTACTCCCAATAGAGCAGCTGCATCAAATGTATTAACaaagatcatttaaaaaaataaaatccttggCTAAgttcacactgcagctgaatgtggcccaaatctgattttctgtTCAAATCAGAGTTTTTTTTGTAAGGTTATtcacataacattttaaatatagccCATATCAGACAGTGGTCTGAACAGCTGATGCTCGTTAATGGACCAGTTAATATAGTGTCAAGAAAATTAGGTGAAACCTTTTGAATTggttggttttctgcattaattggtcataaaattttATCTTCATaagtcacaagtacagacaaGCACAACGTGCTAAAgctaacacacaaacaattataatctttcatgtctttattgaacacatatcGTTAAACATTcagagtgctgtggaaaaagtatgttAACGCTTGGATTTAATAatttagcagcaataacctcaaccaagtgtttccggtagctgcagattagacctgcacaacattcagaagtaATTTTGGACAATTTTTCCTTAAAGAACTGCTTTAGCTCatccatattcttaggatgtctggagAGAactgctctcttgaggtcatttcacagcatctctattgtgttaaggtctgggctctgactgggccctccaaaaggaggattttcttttttttttttttttaag from Myxocyprinus asiaticus isolate MX2 ecotype Aquarium Trade chromosome 29, UBuf_Myxa_2, whole genome shotgun sequence includes the following:
- the LOC127419879 gene encoding zinc finger protein 501-like, whose translation is MFIMREQMGVIHAGEQQMLQIPVKMCSVKLLDCKNLMKMRVETTAEEQQSDDDDFIPSELMEVKEECQELNEAEEKHHDFTTGEKFLSFSKTENNFSPKNPQRRAAKKSLTCSQCEKNFTCKRYLNVHVRIHTGERPYTCHQCGKGFTMKGNLNLHMRIHTGERPYTCHLCGKGFTVKSSLKLHMRIHTGEKPFTCHQCGKCFAYAVSLKNHVQHHCSREKPFEYDNCCKAFAQDSDLRKHLKMHTNEKPYKCSFCGKCFAHLSYFKEHQKIHTFAGVHMCFECGKTFTTAGSVKQHQRIHAGEKPYKCSHCEKSFAQSQNLKTHERIHTGEKPYKCSHCEKSFTKSHHLKTHERIHTGEKPYKCSHCEKSFNLSHHMKTHERIHTGEKPYKCSHCEKSFTHLQDLKTHERIHTGEKPYKCSHCEKSFTQSHHLKTHERIHTGEKPYKCSHCEKSFTRLQDLKTHERIHTGEKPYKCSHCEKSFTQSQHLKTHERIHTGEK